A window of candidate division KSB1 bacterium contains these coding sequences:
- a CDS encoding peptidylprolyl isomerase → MNILNTGADAYRDKKCRDAHYQAVIQPKIDISETEVRRVYQYMQESRHVRHLFADTKEKADSLRSLLASGVPFDSLARMIYQDAELRENGGDLGWIKWDELDYPLAMTAF, encoded by the coding sequence ATGAATATCTTGAATACCGGCGCTGATGCCTATCGTGACAAAAAGTGCCGGGATGCTCATTATCAGGCTGTCATACAGCCGAAAATTGATATCAGTGAAACAGAGGTCAGAAGGGTATATCAGTATATGCAGGAATCGCGCCATGTTCGGCATCTGTTCGCTGATACAAAAGAAAAAGCGGATTCATTGCGCTCCCTGCTTGCATCCGGTGTGCCGTTTGATAGCCTGGCCCGGATGATCTATCAGGATGCTGAACTGCGTGAAAATGGCGGGGACCTGGGATGGATCAAATGGGATGAACTGGATTACCCCCTGGCAATGACGGCGTTTTAA